A genomic window from Triticum urartu cultivar G1812 chromosome 7, Tu2.1, whole genome shotgun sequence includes:
- the LOC125524290 gene encoding uncharacterized protein LOC125524290, with the protein MAPPATSMADIPDVMLEEIFLRLTAAEDLARASTTCPSFRRVIADHAFLRRYRALHPPPLLGLLQDTFSPAQPPHPSAIAARAFLGFDFSCSSFLPSTPGHTWRPVDFFDGRALLVGPPDKEDRQFWVKDLAVCDPIHHRYVLLPAVPDDLKALAPQLDLLNLEAFLAPGQNEEDPLSFRVMCVAQCTTKLLILVFSSSLGGQGQWHAHTFDQWSGQATSASDGSFIHSHGGLSNRQFVHGCFYWHLHFRNELLVLDVRAMELSAINLPPERGTNSFALVEAAEGMLGMLTEGYGEDHDSDPFWLTYSILRNNQWHLNKVIQLPVNDAALVGVAGGYLLLEALYTTTAQEALNFGCFSVDVKTLQVEFFAELSKPFMYARLYAGFPPSLCAPTI; encoded by the coding sequence ATGGCACCGCCGGCGACGTCCATGGCCGATATACCGGATGTGATGCTCGAGGAAATCTTCCTCCGCCTCACCGCTGCTGAAGACCTCGCCCGCGCCTCCACCACCTGCCCCTCCTTCCGCCGTGTCATCGCCGACCATGCCTTCCTGCGCCGATACCGTGCTCTCCACCCGCCGCCTCTCCTCGGCCTGCTCCAAGACACCTTCAGCCCAGCCCAGCCGCCACACCCCTCCGCCATCGCCGCTCGCGCCTTCCTTGGCTTCGACTTCTCCTGCTCATCCTTCCTCCCCTCCACCCCCGGCCATACCTGGCGTCCAGTTGATTTCTTTGACGGGCGCGCCCTCCTCGTCGGCCCCCCAGACAAAGAAGACCGCCAATTTTGGGTCAAGGACCTCGCTGTGTGCGACCCCATTCACCACCGCTATGTCCTGCTGCCCGCCGTTCCAGACGACCTAAAAGCGCTGGCACCTCAACTGGACCTCCTCAATCTGGAGGCCTTCCTTGCTCCTGGCCAGAATGAGGAGGACCCTTTATCATTCAGGGTGATGTGCGTGGCGCAATGCACAACTAAACTGCTCATTCTCGTCTTCTCCTCCTCTTTGGGTGGACAAGGACAGTGGCATGCTCATACATTTGATCAATGGAGTGGTCAGGCTACATCTGCTTCTGATGGTTCATTTATCCACTCTCATGGTGGGTTGTCCAATCGTCAATTCGTCCACGGATGCTTCTATTGGCATTTGCATTTTCGGAACGAGTTGCTCGTGCTGGACGTGCGTGCAATGGAATTGTCTGCCATCAACCTCCCACCTGAACGAGGGACTAACAGTTTTGCCCTTGTTGAGGCAGCAGAAGGGATGCTCGGAATGCTCACTGAAGGCTATGGCGAGGACCACGATAGTGACCCATTTTGGCTCACGTATTCTATTCTGagaaataaccaatggcacttgAACAAGGTCATCCAATTGCCAGTAAACGATGCTGCTCTTGTTGGTGTAGCCGGGGGATACCTGCTCCTAGAAGCGTTGTACACCACAACTGCACAAGAGGCGCTGAACTTTGGATGCTTTTCCGTGGACGTCAAGACATTGCAGGTCGAGTTTTTCGCTGAGCTTAGCAAACCATTCATGTATGCTCGACTATATGCTGGTTTCCCACCATCATTGTGTGCACCAACTATTTGA